CTTTCCCTTTTCGTGAGGCACGTTGAAATCCCAGACGGTTTCTTTCGCCGGGTTCACTTCCCGCACGCCAAACCGGTGACAAAACAGCACGTTCCCGTTCTCCAATTTCCAGGCATCATAAACCGTTTCAATGTCCGGCTGCTGATAGTGCCAGACGATGTCGTTCTTTTCATCCAGCTCCATCACTCCTTCACCATAGCCGATCAACAGGCGATGCCCGGCTGTTTGGTTTGGTGTCTCTGCGCCGGCGACCGTGCCCCCTTGCAGCAGGACGCAGGCCAGTAAGGTGATCCAGAGGGAGTTGTGAAATTTCATGGTGCGCTTTCTATTTTTCGTTGTCTGTGAATCAGGTTGAAACAGAAATCTCAGGTGGAAGACACGGGAACCAGCTTGACCGGGTACGTATTTCCCGAAGCAAACTGCGGCACATAAATCGCGCCGTCGGCAGCCACGACCAGATCGTGCGGATGGCGGAAGAAGCCCCCCTGCTGGTGCATCGGTTGCAGCTTTCCGTCGACATATTGAGGCGCGGTGCCGCCAATGTTCGAGACGATTCGGTAATCGCGATCGAGGACCGAGATATAGCCTTTACTCTGTCGGTCTTTGGGCCAGTTATCCGCCAGATGCGGCACGAACATATACTCGCCGACAATCTGAATCATGCGTGGATTTGAGCCAGGCAGCGAAATTTCCTGAATCAGTTTGCCGTCCAAAGTCAGGCGTTTGATCGTCTGCTGGTCGCTCATCGCGATGACCAGTTCGGGTTCGCCGGGACCGCGTGTATCAATGATTCCTCCATGCGGCCCCCAGTGTGCGATGCCCCCTTCCGGGCCGCCGAAGTAGTGCAGCAGCTTGCCTTCCCTGTTATAGCGCATGATGTAATCTTTGCCGTAGCCGTCCAGCACAAAGAAATCGCCGTTGGGCAGGTGCAGTGTCCAGGCGGGACGATACTCTTTCTCGCTGGCGTACTTGCCCGTCGATTCGGGATAAGTCAACTCCATCAGAATTTCGCCGTCCAGCGTCGTTTTGAAGACCCGATTCAAATTGAGATCGGTAATAAACAACACCTCCCGATGGCCTTCGTTCACAATCTCCAGACCATGCGCGCCGGGAAAACGCGTGCCCCACTTCTTCAGCAGTTGCCCCTCTTTGTTGTAGATGATGACATTGTTCGTCGTCTCATCCGTCAGCAGAAAGATGCGCCCTTTCGAATCAACGACCATCGCACTGCAGTTCTTCACCGGCGTTTTTTCATCGAGCACACCCCAGCCGGCAACGGGCCGATACCGAAACTTCCCCTGACCTAAAACAGGCAGCTTCTCTTCACTCGCCATCAGTTGACCGGCTCCCAGAGCGCAGGCTCCCGTGAACATGGTCTGATATAAAAAATCGCGTCGATGCAGCCAGTGGTCGGACATGGTCTACTCCTGTGGAGTTGTTGAGAGTGGTATCAGGTCTGTTATTGTTTACTCGGTTTGTTATGCTGAAGTATTTCGCTCATTTAAAAATTCCATAATAAACGAATACCTGTCGAGGACCAGTCTATTTGAATGATTCGCCATGAGATGAAGAAGTTCATCGCAATCTTCCGGATCAACCAGACTTGACCATAAGAGTTGATCTACAATACCCGCAGCCCAGCTTTGTACTCCTTCATCAGGATCTTCTAAGAAACCTCTGATCCATGGCAAGACCCTTCTGTCAGCTACAACTCGCAGAAGTTCGATTGCCTCGCGTCGCACGTCAGGATCTTCTTCGTTCTGGTAGATCTCATAGCACCGCTCCATCGCAGACCACGGACGGAGCAGCCAGAGAACATGGCGAACCAGTTCGGCCCCTTTCTTTTGAGTAACGTAATGGTCAACGGCAGCACGCAAATGCGTTGGTCCTATAATCATCGCAACGGCTTCACGTGCATCAATACTACTACCGTGTTCGCGTCCGTCGTCATCCAGTGCTCCAAGAGTTCGGGCAATCTCCGTCCAATCGATTTCTCCCTCGTTCATTTTCTCTGGCGGTACCATTCAGGCAGGCTCCCTTCTATTTACTTCCCTGCAGCGTGCCAGCGTTTCATCTGCTTAATATTCGCTTCCAGAATCGCGGCGGCTGTGGGATCTCGCTTACGGGACTTGTCCAGGTACGGTTTCATATCGCTGTCGTACATCGCCTCCGATTCGGGGAAGCGGCCGCGGTCGTCTGTTTCGAGCTCCCAGTTGGTAAGCAATCCTCGAAATTCTCTGAGTTGCTTCTGGCGGGCAGGGTCGTCAGCCAGGTTGTGAATCTCCCAGGGATCGCTGGTTAAGTCATACAGTTCCTCTTCAGGCCGCGTCTCGGCGAGATGCAGTGACTGGGCGGCGTTCAATTTACCGGCGGCGTATAATTCGCGCAATACAGGCATGAACGGTTTACCATCCTTGTACTTGCAGGGCTGCAGATAGGGGCGCTGGGGCAGGTAATTGCGAATGTATTTGAAATTACCCTTGCGGACGCTGCGAATATGATCGACGGTTTCATCACAGCGATCGCGGGCCGACACCACATAGGTGCGCGGCTTGGCTGCAGGCCCGAACAGGGGACGTCCCTGCATCGTCTTCGGAATCTCAATGCCTGCGAGAGCCAGGCTGGTTGCGGCGAGGTCGATGTGGGCAATCAGTTCATCGCGTACCGATTTTGATCCGATGAACCTGGGTCCCCAGACGACGAACGGAATCTTCAACCCCTCTTCATAGAGAAACTGTTTACCGCGTGCGTGACTGATGCCGTGATCGGTCAGAAAAAAAACGATGGTATTGTCTAGCACGTTTTCTTTTTTCAGTTTGTCGAGGATACGACCGACCTGCAGATCGGTATAAGAGACGGAATTCAAATA
This genomic interval from Gimesia alba contains the following:
- a CDS encoding sulfatase family protein — encoded protein: MLRTHNPKVATVKLKSLKLSILLLVLTLNLSARSAAAETPANAERPNIVWILVDDMSCHFGYQGEPLVKTPHVDQLAREGTVFNHAYATAPVCSTFRSALITGMYQTTIGAHHHRSGRGALKIHLPKGVQTVPELFRNAGYYTTNANPEETRPGKEDYNFVYQKSDLYDGVDWTKRAKGQPFFAQYQLQGGKLRNVGRWYDEVKTGLETLITAEEVTLPPYYPDHPVIREDWAAYLNSVSYTDLQVGRILDKLKKENVLDNTIVFFLTDHGISHARGKQFLYEEGLKIPFVVWGPRFIGSKSVRDELIAHIDLAATSLALAGIEIPKTMQGRPLFGPAAKPRTYVVSARDRCDETVDHIRSVRKGNFKYIRNYLPQRPYLQPCKYKDGKPFMPVLRELYAAGKLNAAQSLHLAETRPEEELYDLTSDPWEIHNLADDPARQKQLREFRGLLTNWELETDDRGRFPESEAMYDSDMKPYLDKSRKRDPTAAAILEANIKQMKRWHAAGK
- a CDS encoding HEAT repeat domain-containing protein, translating into MVPPEKMNEGEIDWTEIARTLGALDDDGREHGSSIDAREAVAMIIGPTHLRAAVDHYVTQKKGAELVRHVLWLLRPWSAMERCYEIYQNEEDPDVRREAIELLRVVADRRVLPWIRGFLEDPDEGVQSWAAGIVDQLLWSSLVDPEDCDELLHLMANHSNRLVLDRYSFIMEFLNERNTSA
- a CDS encoding NHL repeat-containing protein; the protein is MSDHWLHRRDFLYQTMFTGACALGAGQLMASEEKLPVLGQGKFRYRPVAGWGVLDEKTPVKNCSAMVVDSKGRIFLLTDETTNNVIIYNKEGQLLKKWGTRFPGAHGLEIVNEGHREVLFITDLNLNRVFKTTLDGEILMELTYPESTGKYASEKEYRPAWTLHLPNGDFFVLDGYGKDYIMRYNREGKLLHYFGGPEGGIAHWGPHGGIIDTRGPGEPELVIAMSDQQTIKRLTLDGKLIQEISLPGSNPRMIQIVGEYMFVPHLADNWPKDRQSKGYISVLDRDYRIVSNIGGTAPQYVDGKLQPMHQQGGFFRHPHDLVVAADGAIYVPQFASGNTYPVKLVPVSST